In the genome of Raphanus sativus cultivar WK10039 chromosome 4, ASM80110v3, whole genome shotgun sequence, one region contains:
- the LOC108834431 gene encoding uncharacterized protein LOC108834431 isoform X2 has product MSSTELASLRSMLDEGFRIVDKQTDQAHEDLTVKQIVEYDLMGGMDWIRRLEKEDLAYQSLLAGRRRALRNKAREFRLSPPETQPWRSNDPERLKTDIDSLKIEKERLRVFNQRMIGKELDGMGYLELTVFSFEISGAIMKVEGMMKIKRAEEMEKTKRPRPTVNKELISLGQI; this is encoded by the exons ATGAGCTCCACCGAGCTAGCCTCACTTAGAAGTATGTTGGATGAGGGCTTCCGCATCGTGGACAAACAAACAGATCAG GCACACGAGGATTTAACAGTCAAGCAG ATTGTTGAGTACGATCTTATGGGGGGAATGGACTGGATTCGAAGACtagagaaagaagatttggcCTACCAATCCCTTCTAGCAGGGAGAAGAAGAGCTTTGAGGAACAAGGCTAGAGAATTCCGCCTCag CCCTCCAGAAACCCAACCTTGGCGTAGCAATGACCCTGAAAGACTG AAGACAGACATCGACTCTCTAAAGATCGAGAAAGAGAGACTACGTGTTTTCAACCA GAGAATGATTGGTAAAGAGCTTGATGGTATGGGTTACTTGGAACTGACTGTGTTTAGCTTTGAGATATCGGGTGCTATAATGAAAGTCGAAGGGATGATGAAGATAAAACGTGCCGAAGAGATGGAAAAGACAAAACGTCCAAGGCCGACGGTCAACaag GAACTAATCTCCCTGGGACAGATATGA
- the LOC108838693 gene encoding glucomannan 4-beta-mannosyltransferase 7 isoform X1, giving the protein MSPLTSFHRIAHDKFSSLLLSLSQVRSSKAFFHAFKSMPASEDVVVTRISLWWEQARALVVVPVFEFLVALCLIMSVMYFVEVLCMGIVVAYVKLFKRKPEKVYKWEAMEEDDVECSSESFPMVLVQIPMYNEKEVCEQSIAAACKISWPSNRIIIQVLDDSTDSASKELVRQECERWSREGVNITFEIRDNRNGYKAGALREGMKHSYVKQCDYIAIFDADFQPDPDFLHRTVPFLIHNPNLALVQGRWEFVNADQCMMTRLQEMSLGYHFTVEQQVGSSTFAFFGFNGTAGVWRISALNESGGWNDQTTVEDMDIAVRATLRGWKLLYIDDLKVKSELPCSFNALRSQQHRWTCGPANLFRKMAGEIIRSENVSLGKKLYMLYSFFFMRKVVAHILTFCFYCVILPATVLFPEVTVPKWAAFYLPALITLFIAVGKPRSLLSLSCSFNTKFIITCCILMSCFVNRSIYLLVFWVLFENAMSMLRTKALVMGLFETGRVQEWVVTEKLGDGLKTKLIAQVHNEPHVRFRDRVHVLELVLGAYLLFCGCYDIIYGKNTLYLYVYLLLQSTAFFVVGFGFVGK; this is encoded by the exons ATGTCTCCTCTTACAAGCTTCCACCGTATTGCTCACGACAAGTTCTCCTCATTGCTCCTCTCTCTg TCTCAAGTTCGGAGCTCTAAAGCATTCTTCCACGCCTTCAAGTCCATGCCCGCATCAGAAGATGTCGTTGTTACCCGAATCAGCCTCTGGTGGGAGCAAGCGAGAGCTTTAGTAGTTGTGCCTGTCTTCGAGTTTCTGGTGGCTCTATGCTTGATCATGTCTGTGATGTACTTCGTTGAGGTGCTATGCATGGGGATTGTAGTAGCGTATGTCAAGTTGTTCAAGAGAAAACCAGAGAAAGTTTACAAATGGGAAGCTATGGAGGAGGATGATGTTGAGTGTAGCAGTGAAAGCTTCCCTATGGTTCTTGTGCAAATACCTATGTACAATGAAAAAGAG GTTTGTGAGCAATCAATTGCAGCTGCTTGCAAAATCTCATGGCCATCGAATCGTATAATAATCCAAGTGCTTGATGACTCCACAGACTCAGCCAGTAAG GAACTTGTGAGACAAGAGTGTGAGAGATGGTCAAGAGAAGGCGTCAACATAACCTTTGAGATAAGAGATAACAGGAACGGATACAAAGCTGGCGCCCTGAGAGAGGGAATGAAGCATAGCTATGTGAAGCAGTGTGACTATATTGCTATCTTTGATGCTGATTTCCAGCCTGATCCTGACTTCCTCCATCGTACCGTTCCTTTCTTGATTCACAATCCCAATTTAGCACTTGTTCAAGGCCGTTGGGAGTTTG TGAATGCGGATCAGTGCATGATGACAAGACTGCAAGAGATGTCTCTAGGCTACCACTTCACAGTAGAGCAACAAGTTGGATCTTCAACATTTGCCTTCTTTGGTTTCAATG GAACGGCTGGTGTGTGGAGAATCTCAGCGTTGAATGAGTCTGGAGGATGGAATGACCAGACAACAGTTGAAGACATGGACATAGCTGTAAGAGCCACACTCAGGGGCTGGAAACTACTATATATAGATGATCTCAAG GTGAAAAGTGAGTTACCTTGTTCCTTCAACGCTCTCCGTAGCCAGCAGCATAGATGGACTTGTGGCCCTGCCAACCTATTCAGGAAAATGGCTGGAGAAATAATAAGAAGCGAGAATGTTTCTCTAGGGAAGAAGTTGTATATGTTGTACAGCTTCTTCTTTATGCGCAAGGTCGTGGCTCACATCCTCACCTTCTGTTTCTACTGTGTTATCTTGCCAGCAACTGTTCTGTTTCCAGAAGTCACAGTTCCGAAATGGGCTGCGTTTTATCTTCCTGCTTTGATCACTCTCTTTATAGCAGTCGGTAAACCAAggtctctcctctctctctcttgctctTTCAACACAAAGTTCATTATAACTTGCTGTATTTTAATGTCTTGTTTTGTTAACAGATCAATCTACCTTTTGGTGTTTTGGGTTCTGTTTGAGAATGCAATGTCCATGCTTAGGACAAAGGCTCTGGTGATGGGCTTGTTTGAAACAGGAAGAGTACAAGAATGGGTTGTGACAGAGAAACTAGGTGATGGCCTCAAGACGAAGCTGATTGCACAAGTACATAATGAACCTCATGTTAGATTCAGAGATAG GGTGCATGTGCTAGAGCTAGTGCTTGGAGCGTACCTGTTGTTCTGCGGATGCTACGACATCATATATGGGAAGAACACACTCTATCTCTATGTGTACCTTCTATTGCAGTCCACAGCCTTCTTCGTTGTTGGGTTTGGGTTTGTGGGAAAGTGA
- the LOC130511880 gene encoding uncharacterized protein LOC130511880, producing MNNAAFGQYTRFITAHVQHLADDLGAETAVICYRQNGVPFTYGRPSFVEVMNRFVNHQAEAEATIVSLHRAIALVQLEGVNQVQRTVLLHRLDVLINEAIERLTTDEA from the exons ATGAACAACGCAGCTTTTGGTCAGTACACTCGTTTCATTACGGCTCATGTTCAACACTTGGCAGACGATCTCGGTGCAGAAACGGCTGTGATCTGCTACCGCCAGAATGGGGTGCCTTTTACGTATGGTCGACCAAG TTTTGTTGAGGTCATGAACCGATTTGTTAACCATCAagctgaagctgaggctacaatTGTCTCTCTCCACAGAGCTATTGCTTTGGTCCAGCTTGAAGGTGTCAATCAAGTGCAGAGGACTGTTCTACTCCACCGTTTGGATGTCCTCATCAATGAAGCTATTGAGAGGCTTACGACTGATGAAGCTTGA
- the LOC108829627 gene encoding uncharacterized protein LOC108829627 — MSRTTRSSEKRRLQYLQDIQSLQEEIKLLQITNEKLNGVGFDDMSFTELASLRSMLDEGFRIVTEEIENAYDKVAVKRIFEDDLMGGKDWIDRIDKEDLAYQSLLARRRGALRKKAREFRLSPPETQPWRSNDPDPERLETLEIEKERLRLLNERMIGKELDGMSYYELCVLSSEISTAEIKVGAMKDIKHAEEMEKAKRPS, encoded by the exons ATGTCCAG AACTACACGCAGCTCGGAAAAACGAAGGCTCCAGTATCTACAAGACATCCAAAGTTTG CAAGAGGAGATCAAGTTGTTACAGATTACCAATGA GAAACTGAATGGTGTTGGTTTCGATGATATGAGCTTCACCGAGCTGGCCTCACTTAGAAGTATGTTGGATGAGGGCTTCCGCATTGTGACAGAAGAAATAGAAAAT GCATACGACAAAGTAGCAGTCAAGCGG ATTTTTGAGGACGATCTTATGGGGGGAAAGGACTGGATTGATAGAATAGACAAAGAAGATTTGGCCTACCAATCCCTTCTAGCGAGGAGAAGAGGAGCTTTGAGGAAGAAGGCTAGAGAATTCCGCctcag CCCTCCAGAAACCCAACCTTGGCGTAGCAATGACCCTGACCCTGAAAGACTG GAAACTCTAGAGATCGAGAAAGAGAGACTACGTCTTTTAAACGA GAGAATGATTGGTAAAGAGCTTGACGGTATGAGTTACTATGAGCTGTGTGTGTTGAGCTCAGAGATATCGACTGCTGAGATAAAAGTTGGAGCGATGAAAGATATAAAACATGCTGAAGAGATGGAGAAGGCAAAACGTCCAAGCTAG
- the LOC108838693 gene encoding glucomannan 4-beta-mannosyltransferase 7 isoform X2 — MSPLTSFHRIAHDKFSSLLLSLSQVRSSKAFFHAFKSMPASEDVVVTRISLWWEQARALVVVPVFEFLVALCLIMSVMYFVEVLCMGIVVAYVKLFKRKPEKVYKWEAMEEDDVECSSESFPMVLVQIPMYNEKEVCEQSIAAACKISWPSNRIIIQVLDDSTDSASKELVRQECERWSREGVNITFEIRDNRNGYKAGALREGMKHSYVKQCDYIAIFDADFQPDPDFLHRTVPFLIHNPNLALVQGRWEFVNADQCMMTRLQEMSLGYHFTVEQQVGSSTFAFFGFNGTAGVWRISALNESGGWNDQTTVEDMDIAVRATLRGWKLLYIDDLKVKSELPCSFNALRSQQHRWTCGPANLFRKMAGEIIRSENVSLGKKLYMLYSFFFMRKVVAHILTFCFYCVILPATVLFPEVTVPKWAAFYLPALITLFIAVGKPRSIYLLVFWVLFENAMSMLRTKALVMGLFETGRVQEWVVTEKLGDGLKTKLIAQVHNEPHVRFRDRVHVLELVLGAYLLFCGCYDIIYGKNTLYLYVYLLLQSTAFFVVGFGFVGK, encoded by the exons ATGTCTCCTCTTACAAGCTTCCACCGTATTGCTCACGACAAGTTCTCCTCATTGCTCCTCTCTCTg TCTCAAGTTCGGAGCTCTAAAGCATTCTTCCACGCCTTCAAGTCCATGCCCGCATCAGAAGATGTCGTTGTTACCCGAATCAGCCTCTGGTGGGAGCAAGCGAGAGCTTTAGTAGTTGTGCCTGTCTTCGAGTTTCTGGTGGCTCTATGCTTGATCATGTCTGTGATGTACTTCGTTGAGGTGCTATGCATGGGGATTGTAGTAGCGTATGTCAAGTTGTTCAAGAGAAAACCAGAGAAAGTTTACAAATGGGAAGCTATGGAGGAGGATGATGTTGAGTGTAGCAGTGAAAGCTTCCCTATGGTTCTTGTGCAAATACCTATGTACAATGAAAAAGAG GTTTGTGAGCAATCAATTGCAGCTGCTTGCAAAATCTCATGGCCATCGAATCGTATAATAATCCAAGTGCTTGATGACTCCACAGACTCAGCCAGTAAG GAACTTGTGAGACAAGAGTGTGAGAGATGGTCAAGAGAAGGCGTCAACATAACCTTTGAGATAAGAGATAACAGGAACGGATACAAAGCTGGCGCCCTGAGAGAGGGAATGAAGCATAGCTATGTGAAGCAGTGTGACTATATTGCTATCTTTGATGCTGATTTCCAGCCTGATCCTGACTTCCTCCATCGTACCGTTCCTTTCTTGATTCACAATCCCAATTTAGCACTTGTTCAAGGCCGTTGGGAGTTTG TGAATGCGGATCAGTGCATGATGACAAGACTGCAAGAGATGTCTCTAGGCTACCACTTCACAGTAGAGCAACAAGTTGGATCTTCAACATTTGCCTTCTTTGGTTTCAATG GAACGGCTGGTGTGTGGAGAATCTCAGCGTTGAATGAGTCTGGAGGATGGAATGACCAGACAACAGTTGAAGACATGGACATAGCTGTAAGAGCCACACTCAGGGGCTGGAAACTACTATATATAGATGATCTCAAG GTGAAAAGTGAGTTACCTTGTTCCTTCAACGCTCTCCGTAGCCAGCAGCATAGATGGACTTGTGGCCCTGCCAACCTATTCAGGAAAATGGCTGGAGAAATAATAAGAAGCGAGAATGTTTCTCTAGGGAAGAAGTTGTATATGTTGTACAGCTTCTTCTTTATGCGCAAGGTCGTGGCTCACATCCTCACCTTCTGTTTCTACTGTGTTATCTTGCCAGCAACTGTTCTGTTTCCAGAAGTCACAGTTCCGAAATGGGCTGCGTTTTATCTTCCTGCTTTGATCACTCTCTTTATAGCAGTCGGTAAACCAAg ATCAATCTACCTTTTGGTGTTTTGGGTTCTGTTTGAGAATGCAATGTCCATGCTTAGGACAAAGGCTCTGGTGATGGGCTTGTTTGAAACAGGAAGAGTACAAGAATGGGTTGTGACAGAGAAACTAGGTGATGGCCTCAAGACGAAGCTGATTGCACAAGTACATAATGAACCTCATGTTAGATTCAGAGATAG GGTGCATGTGCTAGAGCTAGTGCTTGGAGCGTACCTGTTGTTCTGCGGATGCTACGACATCATATATGGGAAGAACACACTCTATCTCTATGTGTACCTTCTATTGCAGTCCACAGCCTTCTTCGTTGTTGGGTTTGGGTTTGTGGGAAAGTGA
- the LOC108838693 gene encoding glucomannan 4-beta-mannosyltransferase 7 isoform X3 yields the protein MTPQTQPELVRQECERWSREGVNITFEIRDNRNGYKAGALREGMKHSYVKQCDYIAIFDADFQPDPDFLHRTVPFLIHNPNLALVQGRWEFVNADQCMMTRLQEMSLGYHFTVEQQVGSSTFAFFGFNGTAGVWRISALNESGGWNDQTTVEDMDIAVRATLRGWKLLYIDDLKVKSELPCSFNALRSQQHRWTCGPANLFRKMAGEIIRSENVSLGKKLYMLYSFFFMRKVVAHILTFCFYCVILPATVLFPEVTVPKWAAFYLPALITLFIAVGKPRSIYLLVFWVLFENAMSMLRTKALVMGLFETGRVQEWVVTEKLGDGLKTKLIAQVHNEPHVRFRDRVHVLELVLGAYLLFCGCYDIIYGKNTLYLYVYLLLQSTAFFVVGFGFVGK from the exons ATGACTCCACAGACTCAGCCA GAACTTGTGAGACAAGAGTGTGAGAGATGGTCAAGAGAAGGCGTCAACATAACCTTTGAGATAAGAGATAACAGGAACGGATACAAAGCTGGCGCCCTGAGAGAGGGAATGAAGCATAGCTATGTGAAGCAGTGTGACTATATTGCTATCTTTGATGCTGATTTCCAGCCTGATCCTGACTTCCTCCATCGTACCGTTCCTTTCTTGATTCACAATCCCAATTTAGCACTTGTTCAAGGCCGTTGGGAGTTTG TGAATGCGGATCAGTGCATGATGACAAGACTGCAAGAGATGTCTCTAGGCTACCACTTCACAGTAGAGCAACAAGTTGGATCTTCAACATTTGCCTTCTTTGGTTTCAATG GAACGGCTGGTGTGTGGAGAATCTCAGCGTTGAATGAGTCTGGAGGATGGAATGACCAGACAACAGTTGAAGACATGGACATAGCTGTAAGAGCCACACTCAGGGGCTGGAAACTACTATATATAGATGATCTCAAG GTGAAAAGTGAGTTACCTTGTTCCTTCAACGCTCTCCGTAGCCAGCAGCATAGATGGACTTGTGGCCCTGCCAACCTATTCAGGAAAATGGCTGGAGAAATAATAAGAAGCGAGAATGTTTCTCTAGGGAAGAAGTTGTATATGTTGTACAGCTTCTTCTTTATGCGCAAGGTCGTGGCTCACATCCTCACCTTCTGTTTCTACTGTGTTATCTTGCCAGCAACTGTTCTGTTTCCAGAAGTCACAGTTCCGAAATGGGCTGCGTTTTATCTTCCTGCTTTGATCACTCTCTTTATAGCAGTCGGTAAACCAAg ATCAATCTACCTTTTGGTGTTTTGGGTTCTGTTTGAGAATGCAATGTCCATGCTTAGGACAAAGGCTCTGGTGATGGGCTTGTTTGAAACAGGAAGAGTACAAGAATGGGTTGTGACAGAGAAACTAGGTGATGGCCTCAAGACGAAGCTGATTGCACAAGTACATAATGAACCTCATGTTAGATTCAGAGATAG GGTGCATGTGCTAGAGCTAGTGCTTGGAGCGTACCTGTTGTTCTGCGGATGCTACGACATCATATATGGGAAGAACACACTCTATCTCTATGTGTACCTTCTATTGCAGTCCACAGCCTTCTTCGTTGTTGGGTTTGGGTTTGTGGGAAAGTGA
- the LOC108833358 gene encoding uncharacterized protein LOC108833358 — protein sequence MQKRIGKRKRKREVEFEREREMSYYSRRTTRSSVKQRLQYIQVIQDLQEEIKLLQISNEKLNGVGLDDLSYTELASLKSMLNEGIPNLEEHTDKAFEELSVKQVVECDVMGWDWLNQKEKDDLAYQSLQAKRRRELRNKARELRLSPPQKSQQQYSYNPERLMLDIDSLKIEKERLRLLNQRMIGKELDGMGYFEALVFKAEVLQGLMNATRKIERAWLVNKEPISPGTDMMVTL from the exons ATGCAAAAGAGAATTGGGAAACGGAAGCGGAAGCGAGAGGTCGAGTtcgagagggagagagagatgtCTTATTACTCGAGGAG AACCACACGCAGCTCTGTAAAACAAAGGCTCCAGTATATACAAGTTATCCAAGATTTG CAGGAGGAGATCAAGTTGTTACAGATTTCAAACGA GAAACTGAATGGTGTGGGTCTAGACGATCTGAGCTACACCGAGCTGGCTTCGCTTAAAAGTATGTTAAACGAGGGCATCCCCAATCTGGAAGAACACACGGATaag GCATTCGAGGAGTTATCAGTCAAGCAG GTTGTTGAGTGCGATGTTATGGGATGGGATTGGCTTAACCAAAAAGAGAAAGATGACCTGGCCTACCAATCTCTTCAGGctaagagaagaagagaattaAGGAACAAGGCTAGAGAACTCCGCCTCAG CCCTCCTCAAAAAAGCCAACAGCAGTATAGCTACAACCCTGAAAGACTG ATGTTAGACATCGACTCTTTGAAGATCGAGAAAGAGAGACTACGTCTTTTAAACCA GAGAATGATTGGTAAAGAGCTCGACGGTATGGGTTACTTTGAAGCGTTGGTGTTTAAAGCTGAGGTACTGCAAGGTTTGATGAATGCCACGAGGAAGATAGAACGTGCATGGCTGGTCAACAAg GAGCCAATCTCCCCGGGGACAGATATGATGGTGACTTTATAG
- the LOC108834431 gene encoding uncharacterized protein LOC108834431 isoform X1 yields MSRTTRRSEKLRLQCIQVIEELQDEIKLLQITNEKLNGVGLDDMSSTELASLRSMLDEGFRIVDKQTDQAHEDLTVKQIVEYDLMGGMDWIRRLEKEDLAYQSLLAGRRRALRNKAREFRLSPPETQPWRSNDPERLKTDIDSLKIEKERLRVFNQRMIGKELDGMGYLELTVFSFEISGAIMKVEGMMKIKRAEEMEKTKRPRPTVNKELISLGQI; encoded by the exons ATGTCCAG AACTACACGCAGATCTGAAAAACTAAGGCTCCAGTGTATACAAGTTATCGAAGAATTG CAAGACGAGATCAAGTTGTTACAGATTACCAATGA GAAACTGAATGGTGTCGGTCTCGACGATATGAGCTCCACCGAGCTAGCCTCACTTAGAAGTATGTTGGATGAGGGCTTCCGCATCGTGGACAAACAAACAGATCAG GCACACGAGGATTTAACAGTCAAGCAG ATTGTTGAGTACGATCTTATGGGGGGAATGGACTGGATTCGAAGACtagagaaagaagatttggcCTACCAATCCCTTCTAGCAGGGAGAAGAAGAGCTTTGAGGAACAAGGCTAGAGAATTCCGCCTCag CCCTCCAGAAACCCAACCTTGGCGTAGCAATGACCCTGAAAGACTG AAGACAGACATCGACTCTCTAAAGATCGAGAAAGAGAGACTACGTGTTTTCAACCA GAGAATGATTGGTAAAGAGCTTGATGGTATGGGTTACTTGGAACTGACTGTGTTTAGCTTTGAGATATCGGGTGCTATAATGAAAGTCGAAGGGATGATGAAGATAAAACGTGCCGAAGAGATGGAAAAGACAAAACGTCCAAGGCCGACGGTCAACaag GAACTAATCTCCCTGGGACAGATATGA